A region from the Myxococcus stipitatus genome encodes:
- a CDS encoding 7-cyano-7-deazaguanine synthase produces MDSTVLAYWLADRGFEVFPFFIDYGQHCAAVELSTARAVLPPGVANRIEVLHLGDVFRASESLLISEVNLWERIVSADDLMLPYRNLLFLIAGCARAATRGFAQLYSAFINSNHAKEIDAGRQFLDGVRSLALGVGGVSVEMPFRDMSKADVARIGVKLGVPIALTYSCQVNSRSHCGACPNCVDRLGALGAINEN; encoded by the coding sequence ATGGACTCAACTGTACTAGCGTACTGGCTTGCGGATCGCGGTTTTGAGGTTTTTCCATTCTTTATTGATTACGGGCAGCACTGCGCTGCTGTTGAACTCAGCACTGCGCGTGCCGTGCTCCCGCCGGGCGTTGCGAATAGGATCGAGGTGTTGCATCTGGGCGACGTTTTTCGTGCGTCCGAGTCACTATTAATCTCCGAGGTCAATCTGTGGGAGCGAATCGTTTCTGCGGATGACTTGATGCTGCCATATCGGAACCTGCTTTTTTTGATTGCTGGTTGCGCACGGGCAGCGACGAGAGGATTCGCACAACTCTACTCCGCATTCATTAACAGCAACCACGCAAAGGAGATTGATGCTGGTCGCCAATTTCTGGATGGGGTGAGGAGTCTTGCTCTGGGCGTTGGTGGCGTTAGCGTGGAAATGCCTTTCCGCGACATGTCGAAAGCAGATGTTGCGCGAATTGGCGTAAAGCTTGGGGTCCCCATTGCCCTAACCTACTCATGTCAGGTCAATTCTCGATCTCACTGCGGGGCTTGTCCGAATTGCGTTGACAGGTTGGGTGCCCTTGGAGCGATAAATGAGAACTGA